From a region of the Rhodococcus opacus B4 genome:
- a CDS encoding condensation domain-containing protein — MKWMRRDRKISLDMYDEHLVVSHILRLTDSRCFWYSRAHHIALDGYGAMTLIGRTAELYVAALEQREAPAHPVVHPGQLLDEDLRYQQSDQRRRDRDFWVGETADLPDAVTLGRSSTPGAAAHRVSGAVSARGNALVDRGGSVRRR, encoded by the coding sequence ATGAAATGGATGCGACGGGACCGCAAGATCTCCCTCGACATGTACGACGAGCACCTCGTGGTCTCACACATCCTGCGGCTCACCGACAGCCGCTGCTTCTGGTATTCGCGCGCCCACCACATCGCCCTCGACGGATACGGCGCGATGACACTGATCGGCCGGACCGCCGAACTGTACGTCGCCGCCCTCGAACAGCGGGAAGCTCCCGCCCATCCGGTGGTGCACCCCGGGCAGCTGCTCGACGAGGACCTGCGCTACCAGCAGTCCGACCAGAGACGCCGCGATCGTGATTTCTGGGTTGGCGAGACAGCGGACCTGCCGGACGCAGTGACTCTCGGGCGCAGCAGCACACCCGGCGCAGCGGCACACCGGGTCAGCGGCGCCGTCTCCGCCCGGGGCAACGCCCTCGTCGACCGCGGCGGCTCCGTTCGGCGGCGGTGA
- a CDS encoding CD225/dispanin family protein: protein MASLVFFWPLAFSAFNHAFDVYPRWASGDVEGAVDASRRVRRLGQLSLWIAGGLLLLAVILYTILAIVLIAQGGDGDHEWGREMRG, encoded by the coding sequence GTGGCATCGCTCGTGTTCTTCTGGCCGCTGGCTTTCTCCGCCTTCAACCATGCATTCGATGTGTATCCACGGTGGGCGAGCGGCGACGTCGAAGGCGCCGTGGACGCCTCCCGCCGGGTGCGCCGGCTCGGGCAACTGTCGCTGTGGATCGCCGGCGGTCTACTCCTTCTGGCGGTGATTCTTTACACGATCCTGGCCATCGTGCTGATCGCCCAAGGCGGTGACGGAGACCATGAGTGGGGTCGTGAGATGCGTGGATAG
- a CDS encoding COG4705 family protein — MKKLPQITAIFWVMKIAATTLGETGGDLLAQTLNIGYAAASVLFIGLFLVSLVTQLKAKTFHPALYWTVIVATSTAGTTMSDFLNRSAGLGYAKGALILITCLACVFAIWSRFGDTFDVERICTFRGELLYWTAILFSNTLGTSLGDFLADSSGLGFAGGALLIGTVMALILGAHYFTTSSGTVLFWAAFVLTRPLGATVGDLFSKPHDKGGLALGTVGSSAVLAVILLALIVYTHIRHQETVADREPVHERS, encoded by the coding sequence ATGAAGAAACTCCCCCAGATCACCGCCATCTTCTGGGTGATGAAGATCGCCGCCACCACGCTCGGCGAAACCGGTGGTGATCTCCTCGCCCAGACCCTGAACATCGGCTACGCCGCAGCCTCGGTGTTGTTCATCGGACTGTTCCTCGTCAGCCTCGTCACCCAGCTGAAGGCCAAGACGTTTCATCCCGCCCTGTATTGGACAGTGATCGTCGCCACCAGCACCGCAGGCACTACCATGTCCGACTTCCTCAACCGCTCCGCCGGACTCGGCTACGCCAAGGGCGCACTCATTCTCATCACCTGCCTGGCCTGCGTCTTCGCCATCTGGAGTCGGTTCGGCGATACCTTCGATGTCGAACGGATCTGCACCTTCCGAGGCGAGTTGCTCTATTGGACCGCCATCTTGTTCTCCAACACCCTCGGCACCTCGCTCGGCGACTTCCTCGCCGACAGTTCCGGTCTCGGCTTCGCCGGCGGCGCCCTCCTGATCGGCACCGTGATGGCGTTGATCCTCGGCGCCCACTACTTCACCACGTCCTCCGGCACTGTCCTTTTCTGGGCTGCGTTCGTGCTGACCCGCCCGCTCGGTGCGACGGTCGGGGACCTGTTCAGCAAGCCGCACGACAAAGGCGGATTGGCGCTGGGGACGGTGGGCTCATCGGCAGTGCTCGCCGTGATCTTGCTGGCGCTCATCGTCTACACCCACATCCGCCACCAAGAAACCGTGGCAGACCGCGAACCGGTCCACGAACGGTCGTGA
- a CDS encoding DedA family protein, whose translation MPTLLGALGLLGVLGAVFVESGLLVGFFLPGDSLLFTAGVFAAQLQPFAPLWVPVIAIPVAAILGDQVGYLIGRRVGPAVFDSPSATRLGPKQLEQSRRFFDRYGPRTVLLARFVPVARTIAPVMAGASGMRYRTFVTYNVIGGVLWGTGVPVLGYLLGGIPIVRNHIEVILIAVVVVSLVPLLINAVRTRRRRDSVGAAAHNHPGRVGEPRRHPSVDQFDLHHPTSTEPWGHRRCMNDQHSCCRTTHRASVPVTVAAHSDWSNHEETPPDHRHLLGDEDRRHHARRNRW comes from the coding sequence GTGCCGACGTTGCTGGGCGCCCTCGGTCTGCTCGGCGTTCTCGGCGCAGTGTTCGTCGAATCCGGGCTTCTCGTCGGCTTCTTCCTGCCCGGCGACTCGCTGTTGTTCACCGCCGGCGTGTTCGCCGCCCAACTTCAGCCCTTCGCGCCCCTGTGGGTGCCGGTGATCGCCATACCTGTCGCTGCGATCCTGGGCGATCAGGTCGGTTACCTCATCGGCCGACGCGTGGGACCGGCGGTGTTCGACAGTCCCAGCGCGACGAGGCTGGGACCGAAGCAGCTCGAGCAGTCGCGGCGCTTCTTCGACCGCTACGGGCCGCGCACCGTCCTCCTCGCGCGATTTGTACCGGTCGCCCGGACCATCGCCCCGGTGATGGCGGGAGCCTCCGGCATGCGCTACCGCACCTTTGTGACCTACAACGTCATCGGGGGTGTGCTGTGGGGTACGGGCGTACCCGTCCTGGGATACCTTCTCGGCGGGATACCGATCGTGCGCAACCACATCGAGGTGATCCTGATCGCGGTCGTGGTGGTCTCCTTGGTGCCGCTGCTGATCAATGCGGTGCGCACCCGACGACGTCGCGACTCCGTCGGCGCAGCCGCGCACAACCATCCCGGACGTGTCGGCGAGCCCCGCCGACACCCCAGCGTCGACCAGTTCGACCTGCACCACCCGACCAGCACAGAACCGTGGGGGCACCGCAGATGTATGAATGACCAGCACTCGTGCTGCCGCACCACGCATCGTGCGAGCGTCCCAGTGACCGTTGCCGCGCACAGCGACTGGAGCAATCATGAAGAAACTCCCCCAGATCACCGCCATCTTCTGGGTGATGAAGATCGCCGCCACCACGCTCGGCGAAACCGGTGGTGA
- a CDS encoding IS30 family transposase — MGRPPGWAAALTGRAVMRSPGRPPIRRDLERAFWTRIAEGLTSDDAATTCGVSGPVGTRWFRQAGGMPPIELTPVSGRYLSFTEREDIALLRAKGMSMRDIADRIGRSPSTISRELRRNAATRNGKLTYRASTAQWKADLAARRPKPAKLAEHDRLREYVQDKLSGVIRADDGTVVSGPDAAWIGRNKPRRGDRRWATAWSPEQISNRLPIDYPEDPTMRISPEAIYQSLYIEGRGGLERELVACLRTGRALRKPRARARKQRTGFITEEVTISARPEEVESRKTPGHWEGDLIIGLTRSAIGTLVERTSRYTTLLHLPRLKGYGTAAMVKNGPALSGYGSESVRDALAATLSPLPEHLRRSVTWDRGKELARHAELTASTGIRVYFCDPYSPWQRGTNENTNGLLRQYFPKGTDLSRYKFRELQAVADALNNRPRKVHGWRTPAEVFAEQVHSSSRHGVATTG; from the coding sequence ATGGGACGACCACCCGGGTGGGCAGCAGCGTTGACGGGGCGTGCGGTGATGCGGTCACCGGGACGGCCTCCGATACGCCGAGATCTAGAGCGGGCATTCTGGACGCGGATCGCCGAGGGTCTCACGAGCGACGACGCAGCGACCACATGCGGCGTGTCGGGGCCGGTGGGGACACGGTGGTTCCGCCAGGCTGGTGGGATGCCACCGATCGAGTTGACCCCGGTCTCGGGGAGGTACCTGTCGTTCACCGAGCGTGAGGATATCGCGCTGCTGCGAGCCAAGGGTATGAGTATGCGCGACATCGCTGACCGGATCGGACGGTCACCGTCGACGATCTCGCGGGAGTTGCGGCGGAACGCCGCCACCCGCAATGGCAAGCTCACATACCGAGCGTCGACCGCACAGTGGAAGGCCGACCTCGCCGCGAGGCGCCCAAAACCAGCGAAGCTCGCCGAACACGATCGGCTACGAGAATATGTGCAGGACAAACTGTCTGGTGTGATTCGTGCCGACGATGGAACCGTGGTGTCCGGTCCGGATGCCGCTTGGATTGGCCGAAACAAGCCTCGGCGCGGTGATCGTCGGTGGGCGACGGCGTGGAGTCCGGAGCAGATCTCGAATCGCCTACCGATCGACTATCCGGAGGACCCGACGATGCGCATTTCACCTGAGGCGATCTACCAATCGCTCTACATCGAGGGTCGCGGCGGCCTGGAGCGGGAGCTCGTCGCGTGCTTGCGCACCGGCCGGGCGCTGCGAAAGCCTCGTGCGCGAGCACGGAAGCAGCGCACCGGATTTATCACCGAGGAGGTGACCATCAGCGCCCGTCCGGAGGAGGTCGAGAGCCGGAAGACGCCGGGGCATTGGGAGGGCGACCTCATCATCGGTCTGACCCGGTCCGCGATCGGCACGCTCGTCGAGCGCACCAGCAGATACACGACTCTACTACACCTGCCGCGACTGAAGGGCTATGGAACAGCGGCGATGGTGAAGAACGGGCCGGCGCTGTCCGGATATGGTTCGGAGTCCGTTCGTGATGCTCTGGCCGCGACGCTGTCACCGCTGCCCGAGCATCTACGCAGATCCGTGACGTGGGATCGCGGAAAGGAACTCGCGCGTCATGCCGAGCTGACGGCATCTACGGGTATCCGTGTCTACTTCTGTGATCCGTACAGTCCATGGCAGCGCGGAACGAATGAGAACACCAATGGGCTGCTGCGACAATATTTTCCGAAGGGAACTGATCTGTCCCGATACAAGTTCCGTGAGCTTCAGGCGGTCGCCGATGCGCTCAACAACCGCCCCCGAAAAGTGCACGGTTGGAGAACTCCAGCGGAAGTGTTTGCCGAACAGGTACACTCGTCCTCACGGCACGGTGTTGCGACGACCGGTTGA